The Ziziphus jujuba cultivar Dongzao chromosome 5, ASM3175591v1 genome segment GGGATGTCATGGTAGTGGTGGGAACGTCCGCAGCACACATAAACAAATGACCAATATCCAAAGACCAATCATTAAGAAagaatattttccatttttcccaATCGAAATAGATAATGATTAATGAAAGTAACTTTCAATTACGTATTGCAATGGGATAGTTGTCTATTCCGATTCAAATGCTTAGTTTAGGTTTAgggtaatttgtaattttttttttttgaaaaaaaaaaaaaaagccccgcCTGTGCCACTCTCTTTGACGGTCCGGATTTCTCTTTTCCCATCCTCATCAAGGAATAGTGATATTAGTAAGATCCAACGGCCAAAACCAACTTAgacaaatcatataaaataaaagcgtcacagcaaaaaaaaaaaaaaaagaaggcaaaattgttggtttggtttggttttcttTTAAGGGCTTAATTGAAGTGCCGTTACGTAGTCGCATATCAATTTCATacaatgcttttgattctaaacaaatattatatgccaagatttttgttgtttatgttATAGTGCAGTACTGCAGCCATTTATAAAGTGACGAATCAAACAACCCAACGTAATTTAATAATGGGTTTCGAAGAACATCACTATCCTGCAAGCCTGTAGGAGactaataacaattaataattaggCTTTGTGCAATGTGCATGCATGTCTATCTCATTTCCACTTACAGTAATggaagccaaaaataaaaaaataaaaaaaaaaagttagcctCCCACTCCCAGTTGATAGTTCATGGGTGATTTCACTACTGccaaaatacaatatatatatgtatatatatatatatatatatatataaatcatttttttggCCACAAAACTCCagcaacaaagtcaaaatttgtcATACAAGACTATTTTACTGTCAGATGTCCCATTAATTTATAATGCAACTAGAAAGCTTTTATGACCGAGATAGAACTAGGATGTAATTTTGCcacaaataaattgaataacaaATTTTTGGCGTGTAGGGACTAAATAAGTAGGGGTCTTTGTGTCTATTTTATTCCTTATGTCGACTCTGTTTGATACAGTAATCAAGCAGTAACACTTTGGTTTTGCTGTGACATGAAACCAACCAGTGTATAGGGACTAAATAAGTAGTGGTCTTTGTGTCTATTTTATTCCTAATGTCGACTCTGTTTGATACAGTAATCAAGCAGTAACACTTTGGTTTTGCTGTGACATGAAACCAACCAGTGGATAGACTTGCAAGCCTAATCTGAAAGCAAATGTTCCACCGCAACACTACACCACCCACAAACTTTAACTAAATTTTGGACACCACGATTGATATCTCtattatctaaaaaataataagtggGCGAAGGgggattaaaaaagaaatgaaaagaaaaaggaagggaATTCTGGAAAATACAGAAAATAATTCCATGTAACATTCTCAGATTGTAGATCCTGCCTAATGACACGTACATGCCAGGAAgaatataattacaataatgcactcaataaaataatttttttgtttttttttgtttttttaatatatatacaattgctAACATGTTGTGGATGTTTGTTGTTCCCCATTTGATTTGTGCTAATCTACCTTTTCAATTCGAATTGTATCTTTGATTGTTGGCACTTGAGTGGCTTCTGTCTGTGTTCTGGTCATTTCGATTCGTCTTTCTTCTGTTCATCTCTGAGTACATTTCCTCGATCATTGGTTTCCATAGCCGAACACGAGCATTTATGAACCAATTGGATACCTGTAAcaagaaaaattagttttttatgtGTTCAAAAAGAATTACTCCCAAATACTATTAGAAAAAGGGAACAGAATGAAAGTGGAACCTGGTTTCTCGTCAATCCACTTTTTACCGCGAGCAAATGCTTCTCTGCATCTTTAGGATACCTGAAATCCATTTGTATCAGAATGAGAATTGAGATTGATCCTCAGCACCATCTCTATTAGCATCTAAAGCACCAGACTCACTGTATTTATTCATTTGAGATCAGTGAAAATGGCTAATTGCTAATGTATTAGATAAGTGAGAAAACTCACGGATGGAGGAAGTTCTGAAACATCCATGCCCTTAAAACTGAGACAGATCTTTCTGGCAAGCCTCTCTGGGGTCTCCATAACTGATGATCTTTCTTTTTCAGCTGCTGAAGAGCCCATTGCTTCTGAATGAATGAAGTCTCAAAAGATCTTTCATTCTCTCTGAAGCATGCAGGGTTCAAATGTGCTCCCATAGCAAGGAATTGATTGCTAATCCTTTCTCTCAGGTTTTTATACAATACAGAGATTGTTTGAAGAGCAAAACGAGCATGTATTTGAGGATCCAATTCGGTAGCAGCATGAAATGCTGATATAACTGTATGAATCTCATCCAGGCATTGGTTGTATCGGTCATCAACCTGAGTTCacagagaataaaaaataataaccatcCTATGTTTTTTTACATACCAGTGGACAAAAAAAGAGTAAGAACAGATTAAATGGTTAAGTAACAGTAAAATTTTGAGCCAATAAAACTGCGACCATCCATCAAGCTAATAAGCTACCCTAAAAGAAAAGAGATAAACTTCAAATGTttcaacaacattttttttttttttttttaacaggattccagaacagaaaataaaatttcaaatctaACTTAGAAGATCCATCTACTTCATCTAATTTCAAAATCCCACCACAAATGATAAAGTTTTTAAGTGATATTTACCAATCAACATACCATTTGCAGCAAGGCCAGAAGCTtggctttctttctttcaactGCCCGTCTTTGCAAAGCAGGTTCCATCGCTGCTTCAAAACCACTCCCTCTTTCAGAACAGCTATTCGAACAGAATGGTATGTTAACTCCATCCGGTGCACCAGCAGTTGGATAGGTTGTCTGGAAGTCAAGATTCTCCAGAGAATAGCTTGCAATCTGAGCAAGTATTTCCTGAATCACGCAGAGATATCGTGATCCCAATATAACTTTCGAGAATTGAGGGGGTCTATAAGAACCAAAACTCAGAGAAAGATCCTCACTGTTGCAAGAAGTTTGTTCAGAGGCAAACCTTGTCTCATTCAAAGAATTGCGAGCCACCCCAGAGCAAGTCATTTCTGAGCATTGACCTGGAATATGTATCCCACTAATGACAGAAGGCTTGGATGTAGCAAGAGTTAGAGAGAGCTCGTTACTAAATTTTGAGGAACTATAAGAATGATCAGCAGCCACACTGGCACTGTCTGCTGATATCAATCCACATGGTTCCATGTTTCCTACGGAAGAATATGGTTGAAACTCTGTTCTTACAGAATTTTTCCCACCAAAATCTGAAGTAGCAGGATACTTCTGGATATCCCACTGACCGCCAATATTACCAAGCACATCATCGTACCCACAGTTCATGGAAGGTGCCAACCGATGATTCAAACTACTGGACCAGCCATTAGAAATGTATTCTGCTAAAACTTCTGAAGAATAGATTGGAGGCACCAAAATTGCTAAGTTGTTGAGATTTTCTGGAAGACCATTCCTTTCAGCCAGAAAGTTAGCAACCGAAGCAGTAGAAATAGGATGCTCTTGAAATTCAGAGTTGGCAGTGGCACTTGAGCAACCAAGTGAGGCATCTCTATCAGTGTTCCTTCTGTGACATGTATAAAATGCATTTGGAATGATAATCTCTGTGCGATTTCTGACATCTCCATTGATTGGTTCTTGAATTGTTGAATGAAGTGGAACTATCATGCGGTTTTGATCATTAAGGTCAAATGAACAGGATTGAACAAGTGAGTTCATAGTTGCATGCTCTGAATTCTCGTCTATGACAACAGAATCTCGGCTCATCGCATCCATTGTAACATTGAACATTTGATTCTCCATCATTTCATAGTAACGAAGAATCAGACCGCATCGGACATGAGCAACAACTTCTCAAGCCTACTACCTATTTCAGTACAGATGAACTCATCTCTGTTTTCATATTCTAGCTATCAACTGCTATTTACCTGCACAAATTCAAAAATGATGTTAACCTATGGAAACCATAAAAGTTTGATCGCTTTTCATGACTGCAGAGGCACTTCAACAGTGAGCCCAGGTTGGAAATCATGTATACATTTATAATACTTTACTCGCTAAAGAATTTCCAGATCAAAGGGAAGAATTTAGAGCAATAGAAATTGATCCTCAGTCCTAGTTCTCAGATGAACATAAGATGGTATAATAAGACTcctaaacatttttattaatcttgtATGTTCAATTAATCCAACTTCGTCATGAAATCAATGCCAAAAGAGCAATTTAAGGCTGGTTAGGATAGTATACTACTAGGTGTAGTACTGAAAGAATGCAAGAGTTGTAACAAGGCCACAGCAGCATAACACTTACACAGAATGGATTAGCAGCCCAGTCAAATCATGCAGCTAGAGAAAAAGAATATTTGTTTTGGAAGTAAGAACAATAGTGAAAACATAgcaaaaaaattgttcaaaaaaaacaaattctagAAATGCGAAAACATCTCACGTTCTATCCACTTGCAGAGGAGATATCACCCACCAACAAACCGAGGATGCAGTTTGTTCCACCAAAACTGTCTAAAAGATCACAAAAGTATAATATCGAGTTAAAGAAGTTTAATGCAGATTCATAGGATTGCTTCAAATCAGACCTTAAAGACTTGCAAAGATTCAAAAGATAACGTGGTGGTGTTTATATGGAGTGACACTGTATTATGTTTACGCTTAAACAAAGAAGGCAAAACAGGGGAGCATAGTGAAAAAGTTAATAAGATACAAGGAGAACTTCTTTGTAGTCCTTAGAAGAGTAATGTAATGAAAAGCCAGAAAACAGTAgtaaagattttcttttttcccttttttctttcttttttttttttaaatcttccttttAACAAAAAGAACGAGGAGAAAAAGCCAACAAGTTATCCTGCATTATCCCCCACCTTTCTCAAACTACAACACATAAAGAGCTTAATGGAAAAAGGTGGGTTATTTTCCTTTGCATGAACAGAAAAGTAGggatttttttgtattttatttttatttcaacagCTCAAAAGCCAAGAAACTGAATTTAAGAGCATCAGACCCCATACAAAAAGATTCAtgatctctctctcttattGAGCTACAAGAAACATAATGGGTCTTGAAAGTAAAGGACACACAAGAGCTTAGAATCcattaaaagaaagaatgaGAGTGACAAAAAGCCACCagaaacccaaaagaaaaaaaagagaaaaaaaagaaaaaagaaaagtttctgCAGCAGAGCAATGGAGCTGAATGAATTGGACCCATTAATTAAGATAGAGAGAGGATGAAGAACCACACAAAGAGTAAAAACAaggagatagagagagaaaggaagagaGGGGGAGGAAACACATTACTCTTTTGGCGCAGTGCCACTTATTTCTGTTGCAGGCTTTAGAGGGCCCATCCCTTCCCCTCCCcctatctttctctctcctctctgaTCTTCCTTTTTCCTCCTCACCACCTCTCATTATCTGCTCCTCTGCAATCATCACAATCAAAATATCTGGATTCTCTCTGTTCAAACTTCTGTTGCTGGCAGGTCCTCTCAGCACCATTTTGCAGAGAAAGGCCTTtgctttttatctattttagacGGGAAGCTAGCTAGCTTTGATGAGAAAGAAGAGTGAATTGAGTAAGAAAGtgaccatctttttttttttttttcctttgttttttttctgcTTTAGAATCCAACAACTAAACGCATTAGAGGCATATGAAGAAATGcgaaaacagaaaagaaaaaagaatcacTGTTTTTTGGCAGGTCTTACTTTTTGAGATAGACAGCAAAACAGAGGAGCAAAATTGATGATGCAAGCAAACCCCAGAGCTGacggaaaaaaaaatcttgtggCCAAATCTTTGACGAATTTATTACAGCATGTACAAAGCTTTACTGCTATTACTGTACTTGTTTCTTTGTATGGCTCTATCCTATGACCTCCTAGGGTATGGACATGCTTATACTAGACTTTTCATCATTATCACCATGATCTTCTTCTTTCAGACCCGGCAGTTAATCCCCAACTGCCCATTTTCTTAAGCTGGTGAAAACATGAATCCTCCCATTGGCCAAAGATCATAACTTTGgtacaaaaaataaatgcttACCATTCTCGAATCAGCAAACCAGATTTTAGAAGCTTTTCTGCTCTAATTTTTCTTCTAAGATTGACTCGAGGAATTACAGTAATGTTTAATAGGCAATGTTCACAGTGAAGTAAACATTGTGCAAGCTGGAACATATGATACGTCAATTCAGCTgtcaaatcaatataaaaaatattatacgaGTTTATGTTATAAATagtaaaacccaaaaaatataaataaaaaacttaccACAAAGTCGGCTGGTTATGGCCCCGAATAGTCCAATTGCATCATCTGCGCCATGGCCATCCCTAGAGGTCATCGGGTCAGGAAACGTGAA includes the following:
- the LOC107420090 gene encoding homeobox protein ATH1 is translated as MMENQMFNVTMDAMSRDSVVIDENSEHATMNSLVQSCSFDLNDQNRMIVPLHSTIQEPINGDVRNRTEIIIPNAFYTCHRRNTDRDASLGCSSATANSEFQEHPISTASVANFLAERNGLPENLNNLAILVPPIYSSEVLAEYISNGWSSSLNHRLAPSMNCGYDDVLGNIGGQWDIQKYPATSDFGGKNSVRTEFQPYSSVGNMEPCGLISADSASVAADHSYSSSKFSNELSLTLATSKPSVISGIHIPGQCSEMTCSGVARNSLNETRFASEQTSCNSEDLSLSFGSYRPPQFSKVILGSRYLCVIQEILAQIASYSLENLDFQTTYPTAGAPDGVNIPFCSNSCSERGSGFEAAMEPALQRRAVERKKAKLLALLQMVDDRYNQCLDEIHTVISAFHAATELDPQIHARFALQTISVLYKNLRERISNQFLAMGAHLNPACFRENERSFETSFIQKQWALQQLKKKDHQLWRPQRGLPERSVSVLRAWMFQNFLHPYPKDAEKHLLAVKSGLTRNQVSNWFINARVRLWKPMIEEMYSEMNRRKTNRNDQNTDRSHSSANNQRYNSN